From Cervus canadensis isolate Bull #8, Minnesota chromosome 28, ASM1932006v1, whole genome shotgun sequence, one genomic window encodes:
- the LYRM4 gene encoding LYR motif-containing protein 4 isoform X1 produces the protein MAASSRAQVLDLYRAMLRESKRFGAYNYRTYAIRRIRDAFRENKNVKDPVEIQALVNKAKRDLGIIRRQCFKIITPDRAALFLRTPLLAMSLSFVAAWQCVCRCEAWPRCPDPTRTRRGFCLLLRKSQLSPWPLALLFS, from the exons ATGGCGGCGTCCAGCCGCGCGCAGGTGCTGGACCTGTACCGCGCGATGCTGCGGGAGAGCAAGCGCTTCGGCGCCTACAATTACCG AACTTACGCCATCAGGAGGATAAGAGACGCCTTCAGAGAAAACAAGAATGTGAAGGATCCTGTAGAAATTCAGGCCCTGGTGAATAAAGCCAAAAGAGACCTGGGCATAATCCGTCGGCAG TGTTTTAAGATCATAACTCCAGACCGTGCCGCCCTTTTCCTGAGGACGCCGTTGCTGGCGATGAGCCTGAGTTTTGTCGCCGCGTGGCAGTGTGTCTGCAGGTGTGAAGCGTGGCCGCGTTGCCCTGACCCCACAAGGACCCGGCGAGGGTTTTGTTTGCTCTTGCGGAAGAGCCAGCTGTCGCCTTGGCCTCTCGCTCTGCTCTTCTCTTGA